The Hyphomicrobium sp. MC1 genome window below encodes:
- a CDS encoding xanthine dehydrogenase family protein subunit M translates to MKAFSYERAKDPVSAARAVAGRTGAKFIAGGTNLLDLMKLEIEAPTHLVDVQDLGFDKIETTGDGGLRIGALVTNTDLAADARVRRDYQVLTRAIVAGASGQLRNKASTAGNLLQRTRCPYFYDTNMACNKRSPGSGCAAIAGYSRQLGIIGISGSCIATFPGDMPVAMRLLDAVVETIDSRGQQRSIPIADFHRLWGDTPHVETTLRPDELIIAVTLPAPLGGKHFYEKVRDRASYAFALVSVAAVIQSDGSGRVAFGGVAPKPWRVEAAESLLPQGAEAVTSRAFQGATPTKDNSFKLTLATRALASVIEQSKG, encoded by the coding sequence ATGAAGGCTTTCTCATACGAACGCGCAAAAGATCCAGTGTCTGCGGCGCGAGCGGTCGCTGGCCGGACTGGCGCGAAGTTTATCGCTGGCGGCACGAACCTCCTTGACTTGATGAAGCTGGAAATTGAGGCACCAACCCACCTCGTAGATGTTCAAGATCTAGGCTTCGACAAGATCGAGACTACCGGCGACGGAGGACTGCGGATCGGTGCGCTCGTGACAAACACTGATCTTGCTGCGGATGCGCGCGTTAGACGGGACTATCAAGTTCTTACCCGCGCAATCGTAGCGGGCGCATCGGGGCAGCTTCGAAACAAAGCTTCGACCGCCGGTAATTTGCTCCAGCGTACGCGATGTCCATATTTCTATGATACGAATATGGCGTGCAACAAGCGCAGTCCCGGATCGGGCTGCGCCGCAATTGCCGGCTACTCTCGTCAACTCGGAATTATTGGAATAAGCGGATCATGCATAGCTACTTTTCCAGGTGATATGCCGGTTGCGATGCGGCTGCTCGACGCCGTCGTGGAAACCATAGACTCCCGCGGTCAGCAGCGTTCCATTCCAATCGCAGACTTTCATCGCTTGTGGGGGGATACTCCCCATGTTGAAACGACACTGCGCCCTGACGAGTTGATAATTGCCGTCACGCTGCCGGCGCCGCTTGGCGGCAAGCACTTCTATGAAAAAGTCCGCGACCGCGCTTCCTACGCCTTTGCACTCGTCTCGGTCGCAGCCGTCATTCAATCGGATGGGAGCGGCCGCGTCGCGTTCGGCGGCGTTGCGCCTAAGCCGTGGCGCGTCGAAGCGGCCGAGTCCCTTCTTCCACAAGGCGCAGAAGCCGTTACCTCGCGTGCATTTCAAGGTGCGACGCCAACGAAAGATAACTCATTCAAGCTGACGTTAGCGACGAGAGCGCTCGCATCCGTCATCGAGCAGTCGAAGGGCTAA